From the Hevea brasiliensis isolate MT/VB/25A 57/8 chromosome 15, ASM3005281v1, whole genome shotgun sequence genome, one window contains:
- the LOC110659703 gene encoding glucan endo-1,3-beta-D-glucosidase produces MGKALPALLFLYFISVGKLVTANNCQQKTWCVAKPSSDQATLLANINYACSQVDCRILQKGCPCFSPDNLINHASIAMNLYYQSRGRNKWNCDFRNSALIVISDPSYADCIYA; encoded by the exons ATGGGTAAAGCACTGCCTGCGCTCCTCTTCTTGTACTTCATTTCAG TTGGAAAGTTGGTCACAGCTAATAATTGTCAGCAG AAAACTTGGTGTGTAGCCAAGCCATCTTCAGACCAAGCAACTTTACTGGCAAATATTAACTATGCATGCTCTCAAGTTGATTGCAGAATTCTGCAGAAGGGTTGTCCTTGCTTTTCTCCAGATAATCTCATTAACCATGCCTCCATAGCCATGAATCTCTACTACCAGTCCAGGGGAAGGAACAAATGGAATTGCGATTTCAGGAACTCTGCTCTCATTGTCATCTCTGATCCCA GTTATGCTGATTGCATATATGCATAA
- the LOC110658777 gene encoding fatty-acid-binding protein 3, chloroplastic, producing the protein MFGTISTPTWFATWNSNPRISFPRKSPNPAVPFYEVHSFLPLSLSCLHKDHTHFYLKASSSSSSVGSAEYTQEPATNVKFQTSLSLPGCSSSLSLLGTGYREKVFAIIGVKVYAAGLYVNQSILNTLNAWKGQSAAEIQENPDLFSSIFQATAEKSLQIILVRDVDGKTFWDALNDAISPRIKAPTSVDESALSTFRGIFQGRPLKKGTFIYLTWLDPLKMLISVSSDGIPSGVDATIESANVTFALFDVFFGDAPVSPSLKASVANGLATTLKLTL; encoded by the exons ATGTTTGGAACAATTTCTACACCAACGTGGTTTGCCACCTGGAATTCAAATCCCAGAATTAGTTTTCCAAGAAAATCTCCAAATCCAGCTGTACCATTCTACGAAGTCCACTCTTTCTTGCCCTTATCCTTATCCTGTCTCCATAAGGATCACACCCATTTCTATTTGAaagcttcttcttcatcttcctcag TTGGAAGTGCAGAGTACACACAGGAACCCGCAACCAATGTGAAATTTCAGACATCTTTAAGTTTGCCGGGTTGCTCGAGTTCATTATCACTACTTGGAACTG GATACAGAGAGAAGGTTTTTGCAATCATTGGTGTTAAGGTCTATGCTGCAGGACTATATGTTAATCAATCCATCTTAAACACGTTGAATGCTTGGAAAGGGCAATCAGCTGCTGAGATTCAGGAGAATCCAGATTTGTTCAGCTCAATTTTTCAAG CTACTGCGGAAAAGTCACTACAAATAATACTGGTAAGAGATGTTGACGGTAAAACTTTTTGGGATGCCCTGAATGATGCCATCTCCCCAAGAATCAAAGCACCCACTTCAGTTGATGAATCTGCTTTGTCCACATTTCGTGGTATCTTCCAAGGTCGACCTCTTAAGAAAGGGACATTCATATATTTGACATGGTTGGATCCCTTAAAAATGCTA aTCTCTGTCTCATCAGATGGGATACCATCTGGTGTGGATGCTACAATTGAGTCGGCAAATGTCACTTTTGCCCTTTTTGATGTGTTTTTTGGAGATGCTCCAGTTTCTCCTTCATTGAAAGCTTCGGTCGCCAATGGGCTGGCAACAACTCTGAAGCTCACACTATGA
- the LOC110658759 gene encoding receptor-like serine/threonine-protein kinase At1g78530 isoform X2, which translates to MGKAQDIAFYITVCCIAFITSKIIISFLLYKRWKRKHLMYEDGFSGGKLVLFKSATMQQPLSSDVLLKKTLKLSNKDIIGSGGFGTVYRLTINDSVAFAVKRLNRGSAERDRGFERELEAMGDIKHRNVVTLHGYYTAPHYNLLVYELMPNGSLDAVLHGKSKEKKDLDWESRYRIALGAARGISYLHHDCIPHIIHRDIKSSNILLDQKMEARVSDFGLATLMEPDKTHVSTFPAGTFGYLAPEYFDTGKATAKGDVYSFGVVLLELLTGKKPTDDAFFEEGTKLVTWVKAVVEDKREEHVVDNSLKCGPIDEINNTFRIAFMCLEPEPSMRPTMAEIVKMLEQVKSDKAVNDSFSSLLMG; encoded by the exons ATGGGCAAAGCTCAGGACATAGCATTCTACATCACAGTTTGCTGCATTGCTTTCATTACATCCAAGATAATTATTTCCTTCCTCCTCTACAAGAGATGGAAAAGAAAGCACTTGATGTATGAAGATGGCTTCTCAG GAGGGAAGCTGGTTTTGTTCAAGTCTGCAACAATGCAGCAGCCTCTATCGTCTGATGTGTTGTTGAAgaaaactttgaaattgagcAACAAGGACATCATTGGCTCTGGAGGGTTTGGAACTGTTTACAGATTGACCATAAATGATTCCGTGGCCTTCGCTGTCAAGAGACTAAACAGGGGAAGTGCAGAGAGAGATCGAGGTTTCGAAAGAGAGTTGGAAGCTATGGGAGATATCAAGCACAGGAATGTTGTCACTCTTCATGGATATTACACTGCACCTCACTACAATCTTCTCGTATATGAGTTAATGCCAAATGGAAGTTTAGATGCAGTTCTGCACGGTAA ATCAAAGGAGAAGAAGGATTTGGACTGGGAATCCAGATATAGGATAGCACTAGGTGCTGCAAGAGGCATTTCATACCTGCATCATGATTGCATCCCGCACATAATTCATAGAGATATCAAGTCTAGTAATATATTGCTGGATCAGAAAATGGAAGCTCGAGTATCTGATTTCGGATTGGCTACCTTGATGGAACCTGATAAGACTCATGTATCAACATTTCCAGCAGGGACTTTTGGATACTTGGCTCCTG AGTACTTTGATACAGGGAAGGCAACTGCAAAAGGAGATGTTTATAGCTTTGGAGTTGTTCTTTTAGAACTTTTGACTGGAAAGAAACCCACAGATGACGCATTCTTTGAGGAAGGGACTAAGCTGGTGACATGG GTCAAGGCAGTTGTTGAAGATAAGAGGGAAGAGCACGTAGTTGACAATAGCCTGAAGTGTGGACCGATCGATGAGATTAATAATACATTCAGAATTGCGTTTATGTGCCTTGAACCAGAGCCCTCTATGAGACCTACCATGGCTGAGATAGTCAAGATGCTTGAGCAAGTAAAATCAGACAAGGCTGTAAATGATTCTTTTAGTAGTTTGCTTATGGGTTGA
- the LOC110658759 gene encoding receptor-like serine/threonine-protein kinase At1g78530 isoform X1 gives MGKAQDIAFYITVCCIAFITSKIIISFLLYKRWKRKHLMYEDGFSGDRGKLVLFKSATMQQPLSSDVLLKKTLKLSNKDIIGSGGFGTVYRLTINDSVAFAVKRLNRGSAERDRGFERELEAMGDIKHRNVVTLHGYYTAPHYNLLVYELMPNGSLDAVLHGKSKEKKDLDWESRYRIALGAARGISYLHHDCIPHIIHRDIKSSNILLDQKMEARVSDFGLATLMEPDKTHVSTFPAGTFGYLAPEYFDTGKATAKGDVYSFGVVLLELLTGKKPTDDAFFEEGTKLVTWVKAVVEDKREEHVVDNSLKCGPIDEINNTFRIAFMCLEPEPSMRPTMAEIVKMLEQVKSDKAVNDSFSSLLMG, from the exons ATGGGCAAAGCTCAGGACATAGCATTCTACATCACAGTTTGCTGCATTGCTTTCATTACATCCAAGATAATTATTTCCTTCCTCCTCTACAAGAGATGGAAAAGAAAGCACTTGATGTATGAAGATGGCTTCTCAGGTGACA GAGGGAAGCTGGTTTTGTTCAAGTCTGCAACAATGCAGCAGCCTCTATCGTCTGATGTGTTGTTGAAgaaaactttgaaattgagcAACAAGGACATCATTGGCTCTGGAGGGTTTGGAACTGTTTACAGATTGACCATAAATGATTCCGTGGCCTTCGCTGTCAAGAGACTAAACAGGGGAAGTGCAGAGAGAGATCGAGGTTTCGAAAGAGAGTTGGAAGCTATGGGAGATATCAAGCACAGGAATGTTGTCACTCTTCATGGATATTACACTGCACCTCACTACAATCTTCTCGTATATGAGTTAATGCCAAATGGAAGTTTAGATGCAGTTCTGCACGGTAA ATCAAAGGAGAAGAAGGATTTGGACTGGGAATCCAGATATAGGATAGCACTAGGTGCTGCAAGAGGCATTTCATACCTGCATCATGATTGCATCCCGCACATAATTCATAGAGATATCAAGTCTAGTAATATATTGCTGGATCAGAAAATGGAAGCTCGAGTATCTGATTTCGGATTGGCTACCTTGATGGAACCTGATAAGACTCATGTATCAACATTTCCAGCAGGGACTTTTGGATACTTGGCTCCTG AGTACTTTGATACAGGGAAGGCAACTGCAAAAGGAGATGTTTATAGCTTTGGAGTTGTTCTTTTAGAACTTTTGACTGGAAAGAAACCCACAGATGACGCATTCTTTGAGGAAGGGACTAAGCTGGTGACATGG GTCAAGGCAGTTGTTGAAGATAAGAGGGAAGAGCACGTAGTTGACAATAGCCTGAAGTGTGGACCGATCGATGAGATTAATAATACATTCAGAATTGCGTTTATGTGCCTTGAACCAGAGCCCTCTATGAGACCTACCATGGCTGAGATAGTCAAGATGCTTGAGCAAGTAAAATCAGACAAGGCTGTAAATGATTCTTTTAGTAGTTTGCTTATGGGTTGA